The following are encoded together in the Bradymonas sediminis genome:
- a CDS encoding outer membrane beta-barrel domain-containing protein — MAQEPAADPAGAADANAQDTREEIDPNDPLFWAKTRDIFTVQKRPFQKEGRFAVSVYGGIIPNNIFEQYYPVGVRVNYYILENIGLELAGSYAFKVDTGLSDTIQTLDRDVPAPLIGDRQVSHSNFGVVWSPFYGKTSFYNSALSYFDMYVFGGAGLVITQTQPDYGDEISTEAKPEGVLGAGLAFYLGDHVSIRGDFRQFIFQKVTGGVANPSEASLGLGWFF; from the coding sequence ATGGCTCAAGAGCCCGCGGCGGATCCCGCCGGGGCGGCCGACGCTAACGCCCAGGATACCCGCGAGGAAATTGACCCGAATGATCCGCTCTTCTGGGCCAAAACTCGCGATATCTTCACCGTCCAAAAACGCCCCTTCCAGAAGGAAGGCCGTTTCGCGGTGAGCGTCTACGGCGGCATCATTCCGAATAATATTTTCGAACAATATTATCCGGTTGGCGTGCGCGTTAACTACTATATCCTCGAGAATATCGGTCTGGAGCTCGCGGGCTCCTACGCCTTTAAGGTCGATACCGGGCTGTCGGATACGATCCAGACGCTCGACCGGGACGTGCCGGCGCCGCTGATCGGCGACCGCCAGGTCTCCCACAGTAACTTCGGGGTCGTTTGGAGCCCGTTTTACGGGAAGACCTCGTTCTATAACTCGGCGCTGAGCTATTTCGACATGTACGTCTTCGGCGGAGCCGGTCTGGTTATTACCCAGACCCAGCCCGATTACGGCGACGAGATTAGTACCGAGGCCAAGCCCGAGGGCGTCTTGGGCGCCGGGCTTGCGTTCTATCTCGGCGATCATGTCTCGATTCGCGGCGACTTCCGACAATTTATTTTCCAGAAGGTCACCGGAGGAGTCGCTAATCCTTCCGAGGCTTCGCTGGGACTCGGTTGGTTCTTTTGA